GCACTGCCGGTAACAAGGGGTAATTTGTTGCAACATAAAATATTTTAGCTGTTATGGCAAGAAGCATAAGCAAGTTATATTGTGGAATTACCGGGCGACTGGCAGAACTGCTCCCACTGCGGCGGCTGGCAGGATTGGTGCCGATCGGGCGACTGGCAGAATTGCTCCCGCTGCGGCGGCTGGCAGGATTGGTGCCGATCGGGCGACTGGCAGAATTGCTCCCGCTGCGGCGGCTGGCAGGATTGGTGCCGATCGGGCGACTGGCAGAATTGCTCCCGCTGCGGCATATCGCCGGACTTCTCCTCCTCATGGCTGCGGTTACGGCCTGCGGCGAACGCGATCATGTAACGGTGCTGAAGCTGGGTCACGGACTATCTCCCAGCCACTCGGTTCACCAGGGCATGGTTTACATGGCCGAACTGGTGGCAGAGAAATCTGATGGTCACATGAGGATAGACGTCTATCCCAGCGAACAGCTCGGCACCGAGAGGGAGAACCTCGAAATGCTCCAGATAGGGAGCCTCGCCATAACCAAGGTGTCGGCAGCCGCAATAGAAAGTTTTGCCCCAAGCTACCGTGTGCTGAACCTTCCCTATATATTCACCGGCCGTGAACATACAGAAAGGGTGCTCGACAGCGATATCGGCAGGGAGATACTGATGGATGGCGAGGAGTTCTGGCTGCGGGGACTGGCATTTTATGACTCGGGAAGCCGCAGCTTCTATACTAAAGACAGGCCGGTTATCCATCCCGATGATTTACGGGGACTTAAAATCCGGGTGCAGCCGAGTCCTTCGGCCGTCAACATGGTCCGCGCCATGGGAGGCTCGCCCACACCCATCTCATGGGGCGAGCTCTATACCGCCCTCCAGGGAGGGGTGGTTGACGGTGCCGAGAACAACCCACCGAGCTTCTATCTCTCAAACCATTTCGAGGTGTGCGGCTACTACTCCCTGAACGAACATTCAACGGTGCCCGATGTGCTGATAATAAGCACCAAGATATGGGGCACGCTGACCGAAGAGGAACAGAGATGGGTGCAGGAGGCCGCAACCGAATCGGTTGCCTACCAGAGGAAGCTGTGGGCCGAATCTGAAAGGCACTCGCTCGAAATGGTCAAGGCAGCAGGCGTGGAAGTGCTCTATCCGGACAAGCAACCCTTCATCGAGGCGGTGCAGCCCCTGTATGAGCAGTATATGGCCGACCCCCAGATGAGGAGGATGATAGAGCGTATCAGGGCTCTGGAGTAGCCCTCACAGACGGCATTAACCGGGTACTTAAAACCCTGTAATGTAATTGTACAATGTAAAAATATTACCATGACGATCAGAAAACATCTCGACCGCGCCCTCGCGACCTTTGTTACCATCCTGATGGGCGTGCTGGTACTGAACGTACTCTGGCAGGTGGCAAGCCGCTACCTTGTCGGCCATCCCAGCGCCTTTACCGACGAGCTGGCAGGCTTCCTGCTGATTTGGGTGGGACTGCTCGGGGCGACCTACATAACCGGTAAAAAGGAGCACCTTGCCATTGACCTGCTTCATCACAGGCTTTCGCCGGAAAAGAAAGCAAAGGTCAACATATCGATCAATCTCCTCATTGCCCTCTTTGCCCTGGCAGTGCTTGTTGTTGGCGGGACAAACCTGGTATATATCACCCTGCGGCTCAGCCAGGTATCGTCGGCCCTGCAGATACCGGTGGGCTATGTCTACCTGGTGCTTCCGCTGAGCGGACTGTTCATCATCTACTACTCGGTTTATGATATAGTTTACCCGCAGACCGATGAGCAGGAGCAGGTGCCCGGACCCGGACAGGTACCGGAACAGGAAAGGCCAACCCTGTAAAAAAATCTTTCACCACCCCAAAAACACAAACCCGAAATGGAATACCTCGAAATATATGTTCTGGTGATCAGCTTTGTCTTCCTGCTTGTCCTCGGTGTGCCGATCGCATACAGTATCGGGATATCGGGCTCGCTCACCCTTCTCATACATATTATGCCGCTGCCTGCCTTCACCACATTCGCCCAGCGGATGGCAACCGGACTCGATAGTTTCGCGCTGCTGGCAATCCCCTTCTTCATACTGGCGGGCCAGCTCATGAACCGGGGAGGGATCGCCCTGCGGCTGATTGAATTTGCCAAGGTGCTGGTAGGGAGGCTGCCTGGTGGACTCGCCTTTGTGAATGTGATGGCCAAC
This genomic window from Marinilabiliales bacterium contains:
- a CDS encoding TRAP transporter substrate-binding protein; its protein translation is MARSISKLYCGITGRLAELLPLRRLAGLVPIGRLAELLPLRRLAGLVPIGRLAELLPLRRLAGLVPIGRLAELLPLRHIAGLLLLMAAVTACGERDHVTVLKLGHGLSPSHSVHQGMVYMAELVAEKSDGHMRIDVYPSEQLGTERENLEMLQIGSLAITKVSAAAIESFAPSYRVLNLPYIFTGREHTERVLDSDIGREILMDGEEFWLRGLAFYDSGSRSFYTKDRPVIHPDDLRGLKIRVQPSPSAVNMVRAMGGSPTPISWGELYTALQGGVVDGAENNPPSFYLSNHFEVCGYYSLNEHSTVPDVLIISTKIWGTLTEEEQRWVQEAATESVAYQRKLWAESERHSLEMVKAAGVEVLYPDKQPFIEAVQPLYEQYMADPQMRRMIERIRALE
- a CDS encoding TRAP transporter small permease, producing the protein MTIRKHLDRALATFVTILMGVLVLNVLWQVASRYLVGHPSAFTDELAGFLLIWVGLLGATYITGKKEHLAIDLLHHRLSPEKKAKVNISINLLIALFALAVLVVGGTNLVYITLRLSQVSSALQIPVGYVYLVLPLSGLFIIYYSVYDIVYPQTDEQEQVPGPGQVPEQERPTL